In one window of Miscanthus floridulus cultivar M001 chromosome 12, ASM1932011v1, whole genome shotgun sequence DNA:
- the LOC136497897 gene encoding cysteine-rich receptor-like protein kinase 6 isoform X4, with translation MMKCQMIFPYSHREGMASPSATVLCTASSFQLAANMLALFFLAALLATPTRSSSPSSNAAGLQPTAIFCFGHSPAVTSSAVTRFLAAVCAGAYGVAHMSHNMSSYVVTKNRTMYGVAQCRPDVSVPDCTACLAASSKLISGTACAASAVWHDACFLRYSDHDDPGRFREDEYTATVFNTSRALSPHVAAKAVVRRLLAAAGKSTTSSHMCRSVGAATRTAAGGLVYGLTRCAAGISCDDCRRCLRGALQVVDREYNGSAGMQMLRLSCMARYESYPFYNTESLARRLLADARSGSGLDTIGATRPAATPAVPAPPGGRNPPPPPAPAPRYFSINASAGGHTPLTVNGRPAAHPTPAPPGGHTPPPPPADALGATRPAATPAVPAPPGGRTPLPAAASPNDQTATGPSENKGKETSHRSKGMIVSLATGLAIAAIILALTIWYRRRRPAQRGHVIEPLVLNRQANGMPEETIHGQGNNKHLSREEEEEEEDDGGRTSCQLYSYQVLEAATCHFSSRNKLGSGGFGTVYKGTLENGKEVAVKRLRDSKRTIQELEREISIVVNLRHKNLVRFLGYCFQEEGRFLIYEYVPNNSLDKFWYKASFQCEKLEWVTWFNIILGVAHGLSFLHDKGIIHRDLKPHNVLLDDNFNPKIADFDLMRMYDKQKTHESTEKVAGTFGYMAPECTSGRKFLLSIKSDVYSYGVLVLEIITGHKIYTFEGQDSEGLVEYVWQHWTEKRGSDVVDGDLGVEGQEHAARQALRCVHVALLCVQSDRARRPTMGQVIAMLSSGDDGVAEELPEPSLPGYVVRPTAASGAQLCFGCSSAQQDIYLVNDHGIPGHREPPCRR, from the exons ATGATGAAATGCCAAATGATTTTTCCCTACAGCCACCGTGAAGGGATGGCGTCACCGTCAGCCACCGTGCTGTGCACGGCCAGTTCCTTCCAACTTGCAGCAAACATGCTGGCGTTGTTCTTCCTGGCGGCGCTACTGGCGACCCCGACCCgttcgtcgtcgccgtcgtccaACGCCGCCGGTCTTCAGCCCACCGCGATCTTCTGCTTCGGCCACTCCCCGGCCGTCACGAGCAGCGCGGTCACCAGGTTTCTCGCCGCCGTGTGCGCCGGCGCCTACGGCGTCGCGCACATGTCCCACAACATGTCCTCGTACGTCGTCACCAAGAACCGGACCATGTACGGGGTCGCGCAGTGCCGCCCCGACGTCTCGGTCCCCGACTGCACCGCCTGCCTTGCTGCGTCCTCCAAGCTCATCTCCGGGACGGCGTGCGCGGCGTCGGCGGTCTGGCACGACGCCTGCTTCCTCCGCTACTCGGACCACGACGACCCGGGTCGATTCCGCGAGGACGAGTACACGGCGACCGTGTTCAACACGAGCCGCGCTCTGTCGCCGCATGTGGCCGCCAAAGCGGTAGTGAGGCGCCTCCTCGCCGCCGCGGGGAAAAGCACGACGAGCAGTCACATGTGCCGGAGCGTCGGTGCCGCCACTAGGACTGCGGCAGGCGGTCTGGTCTACGGGCTCACGCGGTGCGCCGCCGGGATCTCGTGCGACGACTGCCGCCGCTGCCTCCGAGGCGCCCTCCAGGTGGTGGACAGGGAGTACAACGGCAGCGCGGGGATGCAGATGCTGCGGCTCAGCTGCATGGCCAGGTACGAGAGCTACCCCTTCTACAACACCGAGTCCCTGGCCCGGCGATTGCTCGCGGATGCGAGGAGCGGGAGCGGGCTCGACACAATTGGGGCAACCCGTCCGGCTGCTACACCTGCTGTGCCGGCGCCCCCTGGCGGTCGTAACCCACCGCctccaccagcaccagcacccagGTACTTCAGCATTAATGCTTCAGCGGGAGGACATACCCCACTGACTGTTAATGGTCGTCCGGCTGCACATCCCACCCCAGCGCCCCCTGGCGGTCATaccccaccgcctccaccagcAGACGCACTTGGGGCAACCCGTCCGGCTGCTACACCTGCTGTGCCGGCGCCCCCTGGCGGTCGTACCCCACTGCCTGCTGCTGCCTCACCGAATG ATCAAACGGCCACCGGACCATCAGAAAACAAAGGGAAGGAAACGTCGCATAGATCCAAAGGGATGATCGTTTCTCTTGCAACTGGGTTGGCGATTGCCGCCATCATCCTCGCACTCACCATATGGTACCGACGTCGGCGACCCGCTCAAAGAGGACATGTCATAG AACCCCTTGTTTTGAATCGTCAAGCAAATGGCATGCCAGAGGAGACTATACATGGGCAAGGAAATAATAAGCATTTGagcagggaagaagaagaagaagaagaggacgacgGAGGACGAACGAGCTGCCAACTCTACAGCTACCAGGTTCTTGAAGCTGCTACATGTCACTTCTCAAGTAGAAACAAACTAGGGAGCGGTGGATTTGGAACCGTATACAAG GGCACACTTGAGAATGGGAAGGAAGTAGCAGTGAAAAGACTGAGGGATTCCAAGAGGACTATACAAGAACTTGAGAGGGAGATCTCCATTGTGGTTAACTTGCGCCACAAGAACCTTGTGAGGTTTTTAGGGTACTGCTTCCAAGAGGAAGGGAGGTTCCTCATCTACGAGTACGTACCTAATAACAGCCTGGATAAATTTTGGTACAAAG CATCTTTTCAGTGTGAGAAGCTAGAGTGGGTTACATGGTTCAACATCATCTTAGGGGTTGCTCACGGCCTCTCGTTTCTTCACGACAAGGGGATCATTCATCGGGACCTCAAGCCACACAATGTACTTCTCGACGATAACTTCAACCCAAAGATCGCCGATTTTGATCTCATGAGGATGTACGATAAACAGAAAACACATGAGAGCACTGAGAAGGTCGCTGGAACATT CGGGTACATGGCACCAGAGTGCACCTCCGGCCGAAAGTTCCTACTTTCGATCAAGTCTGACGTGTACAGCTACGGGGTGTTGGTGCTGGAGATCATCACCGGCCACAAGATCTACACGTTCGAAGGCCAAGACTCTGAAGGCCTCGTCGAATAC GTGTGGCAGCACTGGACTGAGAAGAGAGGGAGCGACGTGGTGGACGGCGACTTGGGCGTGGAAGGGCAGGAGCACGCGGCACGGCAAGCGCTGCGGTGCGTGCACGTCGCGCTCCTCTGCGTGCAGTCGGACCGAGCAAGGCGGCCAACCATGGGGCAGGTCATCGCCATGCTTAGCAGTGGCGACGACGGGGTGGCGGAGGAGCTGCCGGAGCCGTCTCTGCCCGGGTACGTCGTCCGTCCAACGGCGGCGTCAGGTGCCCAGCTGTGCTTCGGGTGCAG TTCTGCACAACAGGACATATATCTAGTGAACGACCATGGCATCCCAGGCCATCGAGAGCCACCGTGCCGGCGCTGA
- the LOC136497897 gene encoding cysteine-rich receptor-like protein kinase 10 isoform X3, whose protein sequence is MMKCQMIFPYSHREGMASPSATVLCTASSFQLAANMLALFFLAALLATPTRSSSPSSNAAGLQPTAIFCFGHSPAVTSSAVTRFLAAVCAGAYGVAHMSHNMSSYVVTKNRTMYGVAQCRPDVSVPDCTACLAASSKLISGTACAASAVWHDACFLRYSDHDDPGRFREDEYTATVFNTSRALSPHVAAKAVVRRLLAAAGKSTTSSHMCRSVGAATRTAAGGLVYGLTRCAAGISCDDCRRCLRGALQVVDREYNGSAGMQMLRLSCMARYESYPFYNTESLARRLLADARSGSGLDTIGATRPAATPAVPAPPGGRNPPPPPAPAPRYFSINASAGGHTPLTVNGRPAAHPTPAPPGGHTPPPPPADALGATRPAATPAVPAPPGGRTPLPAAASPNDQTATGPSENKGKETSHRSKGMIVSLATGLAIAAIILALTIWYRRRRPAQRGHVIEPLVLNRQANGMPEETIHGQGNNKHLSREEEEEEEDDGGRTSCQLYSYQVLEAATCHFSSRNKLGSGGFGTVYKGEVQGTLENGKEVAVKRLRDSKRTIQELEREISIVVNLRHKNLVRFLGYCFQEEGRFLIYEYVPNNSLDKFWYKAGTWHQSAPPAESSYFRSSLTCTATGCWCWRSSPATRSTRSKAKTLKASSNTCGSTGLRREGATWWTATWAWKGRSTRHGKRCGACTSRSSACSRTEQGGQPWGRSSPCLAVATTGWRRSCRSRLCPGTSSVQRRRQVPSCASGAGSAAG, encoded by the exons ATGATGAAATGCCAAATGATTTTTCCCTACAGCCACCGTGAAGGGATGGCGTCACCGTCAGCCACCGTGCTGTGCACGGCCAGTTCCTTCCAACTTGCAGCAAACATGCTGGCGTTGTTCTTCCTGGCGGCGCTACTGGCGACCCCGACCCgttcgtcgtcgccgtcgtccaACGCCGCCGGTCTTCAGCCCACCGCGATCTTCTGCTTCGGCCACTCCCCGGCCGTCACGAGCAGCGCGGTCACCAGGTTTCTCGCCGCCGTGTGCGCCGGCGCCTACGGCGTCGCGCACATGTCCCACAACATGTCCTCGTACGTCGTCACCAAGAACCGGACCATGTACGGGGTCGCGCAGTGCCGCCCCGACGTCTCGGTCCCCGACTGCACCGCCTGCCTTGCTGCGTCCTCCAAGCTCATCTCCGGGACGGCGTGCGCGGCGTCGGCGGTCTGGCACGACGCCTGCTTCCTCCGCTACTCGGACCACGACGACCCGGGTCGATTCCGCGAGGACGAGTACACGGCGACCGTGTTCAACACGAGCCGCGCTCTGTCGCCGCATGTGGCCGCCAAAGCGGTAGTGAGGCGCCTCCTCGCCGCCGCGGGGAAAAGCACGACGAGCAGTCACATGTGCCGGAGCGTCGGTGCCGCCACTAGGACTGCGGCAGGCGGTCTGGTCTACGGGCTCACGCGGTGCGCCGCCGGGATCTCGTGCGACGACTGCCGCCGCTGCCTCCGAGGCGCCCTCCAGGTGGTGGACAGGGAGTACAACGGCAGCGCGGGGATGCAGATGCTGCGGCTCAGCTGCATGGCCAGGTACGAGAGCTACCCCTTCTACAACACCGAGTCCCTGGCCCGGCGATTGCTCGCGGATGCGAGGAGCGGGAGCGGGCTCGACACAATTGGGGCAACCCGTCCGGCTGCTACACCTGCTGTGCCGGCGCCCCCTGGCGGTCGTAACCCACCGCctccaccagcaccagcacccagGTACTTCAGCATTAATGCTTCAGCGGGAGGACATACCCCACTGACTGTTAATGGTCGTCCGGCTGCACATCCCACCCCAGCGCCCCCTGGCGGTCATaccccaccgcctccaccagcAGACGCACTTGGGGCAACCCGTCCGGCTGCTACACCTGCTGTGCCGGCGCCCCCTGGCGGTCGTACCCCACTGCCTGCTGCTGCCTCACCGAATG ATCAAACGGCCACCGGACCATCAGAAAACAAAGGGAAGGAAACGTCGCATAGATCCAAAGGGATGATCGTTTCTCTTGCAACTGGGTTGGCGATTGCCGCCATCATCCTCGCACTCACCATATGGTACCGACGTCGGCGACCCGCTCAAAGAGGACATGTCATAG AACCCCTTGTTTTGAATCGTCAAGCAAATGGCATGCCAGAGGAGACTATACATGGGCAAGGAAATAATAAGCATTTGagcagggaagaagaagaagaagaagaggacgacgGAGGACGAACGAGCTGCCAACTCTACAGCTACCAGGTTCTTGAAGCTGCTACATGTCACTTCTCAAGTAGAAACAAACTAGGGAGCGGTGGATTTGGAACCGTATACAAG GGAGAAGTGCAGGGCACACTTGAGAATGGGAAGGAAGTAGCAGTGAAAAGACTGAGGGATTCCAAGAGGACTATACAAGAACTTGAGAGGGAGATCTCCATTGTGGTTAACTTGCGCCACAAGAACCTTGTGAGGTTTTTAGGGTACTGCTTCCAAGAGGAAGGGAGGTTCCTCATCTACGAGTACGTACCTAATAACAGCCTGGATAAATTTTGGTACAAAG CGGGTACATGGCACCAGAGTGCACCTCCGGCCGAAAGTTCCTACTTTCGATCAAGTCTGACGTGTACAGCTACGGGGTGTTGGTGCTGGAGATCATCACCGGCCACAAGATCTACACGTTCGAAGGCCAAGACTCTGAAGGCCTCGTCGAATAC GTGTGGCAGCACTGGACTGAGAAGAGAGGGAGCGACGTGGTGGACGGCGACTTGGGCGTGGAAGGGCAGGAGCACGCGGCACGGCAAGCGCTGCGGTGCGTGCACGTCGCGCTCCTCTGCGTGCAGTCGGACCGAGCAAGGCGGCCAACCATGGGGCAGGTCATCGCCATGCTTAGCAGTGGCGACGACGGGGTGGCGGAGGAGCTGCCGGAGCCGTCTCTGCCCGGGTACGTCGTCCGTCCAACGGCGGCGTCAGGTGCCCAGCTGTGCTTCGGGTGCAGGTAGCGCCGCCGGGTGA
- the LOC136497897 gene encoding cysteine-rich receptor-like protein kinase 6 isoform X1, translating to MMKCQMIFPYSHREGMASPSATVLCTASSFQLAANMLALFFLAALLATPTRSSSPSSNAAGLQPTAIFCFGHSPAVTSSAVTRFLAAVCAGAYGVAHMSHNMSSYVVTKNRTMYGVAQCRPDVSVPDCTACLAASSKLISGTACAASAVWHDACFLRYSDHDDPGRFREDEYTATVFNTSRALSPHVAAKAVVRRLLAAAGKSTTSSHMCRSVGAATRTAAGGLVYGLTRCAAGISCDDCRRCLRGALQVVDREYNGSAGMQMLRLSCMARYESYPFYNTESLARRLLADARSGSGLDTIGATRPAATPAVPAPPGGRNPPPPPAPAPRYFSINASAGGHTPLTVNGRPAAHPTPAPPGGHTPPPPPADALGATRPAATPAVPAPPGGRTPLPAAASPNDQTATGPSENKGKETSHRSKGMIVSLATGLAIAAIILALTIWYRRRRPAQRGHVIEPLVLNRQANGMPEETIHGQGNNKHLSREEEEEEEDDGGRTSCQLYSYQVLEAATCHFSSRNKLGSGGFGTVYKGEVQGTLENGKEVAVKRLRDSKRTIQELEREISIVVNLRHKNLVRFLGYCFQEEGRFLIYEYVPNNSLDKFWYKASFQCEKLEWVTWFNIILGVAHGLSFLHDKGIIHRDLKPHNVLLDDNFNPKIADFDLMRMYDKQKTHESTEKVAGTFGYMAPECTSGRKFLLSIKSDVYSYGVLVLEIITGHKIYTFEGQDSEGLVEYVWQHWTEKRGSDVVDGDLGVEGQEHAARQALRCVHVALLCVQSDRARRPTMGQVIAMLSSGDDGVAEELPEPSLPGYVVRPTAASGAQLCFGCR from the exons ATGATGAAATGCCAAATGATTTTTCCCTACAGCCACCGTGAAGGGATGGCGTCACCGTCAGCCACCGTGCTGTGCACGGCCAGTTCCTTCCAACTTGCAGCAAACATGCTGGCGTTGTTCTTCCTGGCGGCGCTACTGGCGACCCCGACCCgttcgtcgtcgccgtcgtccaACGCCGCCGGTCTTCAGCCCACCGCGATCTTCTGCTTCGGCCACTCCCCGGCCGTCACGAGCAGCGCGGTCACCAGGTTTCTCGCCGCCGTGTGCGCCGGCGCCTACGGCGTCGCGCACATGTCCCACAACATGTCCTCGTACGTCGTCACCAAGAACCGGACCATGTACGGGGTCGCGCAGTGCCGCCCCGACGTCTCGGTCCCCGACTGCACCGCCTGCCTTGCTGCGTCCTCCAAGCTCATCTCCGGGACGGCGTGCGCGGCGTCGGCGGTCTGGCACGACGCCTGCTTCCTCCGCTACTCGGACCACGACGACCCGGGTCGATTCCGCGAGGACGAGTACACGGCGACCGTGTTCAACACGAGCCGCGCTCTGTCGCCGCATGTGGCCGCCAAAGCGGTAGTGAGGCGCCTCCTCGCCGCCGCGGGGAAAAGCACGACGAGCAGTCACATGTGCCGGAGCGTCGGTGCCGCCACTAGGACTGCGGCAGGCGGTCTGGTCTACGGGCTCACGCGGTGCGCCGCCGGGATCTCGTGCGACGACTGCCGCCGCTGCCTCCGAGGCGCCCTCCAGGTGGTGGACAGGGAGTACAACGGCAGCGCGGGGATGCAGATGCTGCGGCTCAGCTGCATGGCCAGGTACGAGAGCTACCCCTTCTACAACACCGAGTCCCTGGCCCGGCGATTGCTCGCGGATGCGAGGAGCGGGAGCGGGCTCGACACAATTGGGGCAACCCGTCCGGCTGCTACACCTGCTGTGCCGGCGCCCCCTGGCGGTCGTAACCCACCGCctccaccagcaccagcacccagGTACTTCAGCATTAATGCTTCAGCGGGAGGACATACCCCACTGACTGTTAATGGTCGTCCGGCTGCACATCCCACCCCAGCGCCCCCTGGCGGTCATaccccaccgcctccaccagcAGACGCACTTGGGGCAACCCGTCCGGCTGCTACACCTGCTGTGCCGGCGCCCCCTGGCGGTCGTACCCCACTGCCTGCTGCTGCCTCACCGAATG ATCAAACGGCCACCGGACCATCAGAAAACAAAGGGAAGGAAACGTCGCATAGATCCAAAGGGATGATCGTTTCTCTTGCAACTGGGTTGGCGATTGCCGCCATCATCCTCGCACTCACCATATGGTACCGACGTCGGCGACCCGCTCAAAGAGGACATGTCATAG AACCCCTTGTTTTGAATCGTCAAGCAAATGGCATGCCAGAGGAGACTATACATGGGCAAGGAAATAATAAGCATTTGagcagggaagaagaagaagaagaagaggacgacgGAGGACGAACGAGCTGCCAACTCTACAGCTACCAGGTTCTTGAAGCTGCTACATGTCACTTCTCAAGTAGAAACAAACTAGGGAGCGGTGGATTTGGAACCGTATACAAG GGAGAAGTGCAGGGCACACTTGAGAATGGGAAGGAAGTAGCAGTGAAAAGACTGAGGGATTCCAAGAGGACTATACAAGAACTTGAGAGGGAGATCTCCATTGTGGTTAACTTGCGCCACAAGAACCTTGTGAGGTTTTTAGGGTACTGCTTCCAAGAGGAAGGGAGGTTCCTCATCTACGAGTACGTACCTAATAACAGCCTGGATAAATTTTGGTACAAAG CATCTTTTCAGTGTGAGAAGCTAGAGTGGGTTACATGGTTCAACATCATCTTAGGGGTTGCTCACGGCCTCTCGTTTCTTCACGACAAGGGGATCATTCATCGGGACCTCAAGCCACACAATGTACTTCTCGACGATAACTTCAACCCAAAGATCGCCGATTTTGATCTCATGAGGATGTACGATAAACAGAAAACACATGAGAGCACTGAGAAGGTCGCTGGAACATT CGGGTACATGGCACCAGAGTGCACCTCCGGCCGAAAGTTCCTACTTTCGATCAAGTCTGACGTGTACAGCTACGGGGTGTTGGTGCTGGAGATCATCACCGGCCACAAGATCTACACGTTCGAAGGCCAAGACTCTGAAGGCCTCGTCGAATAC GTGTGGCAGCACTGGACTGAGAAGAGAGGGAGCGACGTGGTGGACGGCGACTTGGGCGTGGAAGGGCAGGAGCACGCGGCACGGCAAGCGCTGCGGTGCGTGCACGTCGCGCTCCTCTGCGTGCAGTCGGACCGAGCAAGGCGGCCAACCATGGGGCAGGTCATCGCCATGCTTAGCAGTGGCGACGACGGGGTGGCGGAGGAGCTGCCGGAGCCGTCTCTGCCCGGGTACGTCGTCCGTCCAACGGCGGCGTCAGGTGCCCAGCTGTGCTTCGGGTGCAGGTAG
- the LOC136497897 gene encoding cysteine-rich receptor-like protein kinase 25 isoform X2, producing the protein MMKCQMIFPYSHREGMASPSATVLCTASSFQLAANMLALFFLAALLATPTRSSSPSSNAAGLQPTAIFCFGHSPAVTSSAVTRFLAAVCAGAYGVAHMSHNMSSYVVTKNRTMYGVAQCRPDVSVPDCTACLAASSKLISGTACAASAVWHDACFLRYSDHDDPGRFREDEYTATVFNTSRALSPHVAAKAVVRRLLAAAGKSTTSSHMCRSVGAATRTAAGGLVYGLTRCAAGISCDDCRRCLRGALQVVDREYNGSAGMQMLRLSCMARYESYPFYNTESLARRLLADARSGSGLDTIGATRPAATPAVPAPPGGRNPPPPPAPAPRYFSINASAGGHTPLTVNGRPAAHPTPAPPGGHTPPPPPADALGATRPAATPAVPAPPGGRTPLPAAASPNDQTATGPSENKGKETSHRSKGMIVSLATGLAIAAIILALTIWYRRRRPAQRGHVIEPLVLNRQANGMPEETIHGQGNNKHLSREEEEEEEDDGGRTSCQLYSYQVLEAATCHFSSRNKLGSGGFGTVYKGEVQGTLENGKEVAVKRLRDSKRTIQELEREISIVVNLRHKNLVRFLGYCFQEEGRFLIYEYVPNNSLDKFWYKGVAHGLSFLHDKGIIHRDLKPHNVLLDDNFNPKIADFDLMRMYDKQKTHESTEKVAGTFGYMAPECTSGRKFLLSIKSDVYSYGVLVLEIITGHKIYTFEGQDSEGLVEYVWQHWTEKRGSDVVDGDLGVEGQEHAARQALRCVHVALLCVQSDRARRPTMGQVIAMLSSGDDGVAEELPEPSLPGYVVRPTAASGAQLCFGCR; encoded by the exons ATGATGAAATGCCAAATGATTTTTCCCTACAGCCACCGTGAAGGGATGGCGTCACCGTCAGCCACCGTGCTGTGCACGGCCAGTTCCTTCCAACTTGCAGCAAACATGCTGGCGTTGTTCTTCCTGGCGGCGCTACTGGCGACCCCGACCCgttcgtcgtcgccgtcgtccaACGCCGCCGGTCTTCAGCCCACCGCGATCTTCTGCTTCGGCCACTCCCCGGCCGTCACGAGCAGCGCGGTCACCAGGTTTCTCGCCGCCGTGTGCGCCGGCGCCTACGGCGTCGCGCACATGTCCCACAACATGTCCTCGTACGTCGTCACCAAGAACCGGACCATGTACGGGGTCGCGCAGTGCCGCCCCGACGTCTCGGTCCCCGACTGCACCGCCTGCCTTGCTGCGTCCTCCAAGCTCATCTCCGGGACGGCGTGCGCGGCGTCGGCGGTCTGGCACGACGCCTGCTTCCTCCGCTACTCGGACCACGACGACCCGGGTCGATTCCGCGAGGACGAGTACACGGCGACCGTGTTCAACACGAGCCGCGCTCTGTCGCCGCATGTGGCCGCCAAAGCGGTAGTGAGGCGCCTCCTCGCCGCCGCGGGGAAAAGCACGACGAGCAGTCACATGTGCCGGAGCGTCGGTGCCGCCACTAGGACTGCGGCAGGCGGTCTGGTCTACGGGCTCACGCGGTGCGCCGCCGGGATCTCGTGCGACGACTGCCGCCGCTGCCTCCGAGGCGCCCTCCAGGTGGTGGACAGGGAGTACAACGGCAGCGCGGGGATGCAGATGCTGCGGCTCAGCTGCATGGCCAGGTACGAGAGCTACCCCTTCTACAACACCGAGTCCCTGGCCCGGCGATTGCTCGCGGATGCGAGGAGCGGGAGCGGGCTCGACACAATTGGGGCAACCCGTCCGGCTGCTACACCTGCTGTGCCGGCGCCCCCTGGCGGTCGTAACCCACCGCctccaccagcaccagcacccagGTACTTCAGCATTAATGCTTCAGCGGGAGGACATACCCCACTGACTGTTAATGGTCGTCCGGCTGCACATCCCACCCCAGCGCCCCCTGGCGGTCATaccccaccgcctccaccagcAGACGCACTTGGGGCAACCCGTCCGGCTGCTACACCTGCTGTGCCGGCGCCCCCTGGCGGTCGTACCCCACTGCCTGCTGCTGCCTCACCGAATG ATCAAACGGCCACCGGACCATCAGAAAACAAAGGGAAGGAAACGTCGCATAGATCCAAAGGGATGATCGTTTCTCTTGCAACTGGGTTGGCGATTGCCGCCATCATCCTCGCACTCACCATATGGTACCGACGTCGGCGACCCGCTCAAAGAGGACATGTCATAG AACCCCTTGTTTTGAATCGTCAAGCAAATGGCATGCCAGAGGAGACTATACATGGGCAAGGAAATAATAAGCATTTGagcagggaagaagaagaagaagaagaggacgacgGAGGACGAACGAGCTGCCAACTCTACAGCTACCAGGTTCTTGAAGCTGCTACATGTCACTTCTCAAGTAGAAACAAACTAGGGAGCGGTGGATTTGGAACCGTATACAAG GGAGAAGTGCAGGGCACACTTGAGAATGGGAAGGAAGTAGCAGTGAAAAGACTGAGGGATTCCAAGAGGACTATACAAGAACTTGAGAGGGAGATCTCCATTGTGGTTAACTTGCGCCACAAGAACCTTGTGAGGTTTTTAGGGTACTGCTTCCAAGAGGAAGGGAGGTTCCTCATCTACGAGTACGTACCTAATAACAGCCTGGATAAATTTTGGTACAAAG GGGTTGCTCACGGCCTCTCGTTTCTTCACGACAAGGGGATCATTCATCGGGACCTCAAGCCACACAATGTACTTCTCGACGATAACTTCAACCCAAAGATCGCCGATTTTGATCTCATGAGGATGTACGATAAACAGAAAACACATGAGAGCACTGAGAAGGTCGCTGGAACATT CGGGTACATGGCACCAGAGTGCACCTCCGGCCGAAAGTTCCTACTTTCGATCAAGTCTGACGTGTACAGCTACGGGGTGTTGGTGCTGGAGATCATCACCGGCCACAAGATCTACACGTTCGAAGGCCAAGACTCTGAAGGCCTCGTCGAATAC GTGTGGCAGCACTGGACTGAGAAGAGAGGGAGCGACGTGGTGGACGGCGACTTGGGCGTGGAAGGGCAGGAGCACGCGGCACGGCAAGCGCTGCGGTGCGTGCACGTCGCGCTCCTCTGCGTGCAGTCGGACCGAGCAAGGCGGCCAACCATGGGGCAGGTCATCGCCATGCTTAGCAGTGGCGACGACGGGGTGGCGGAGGAGCTGCCGGAGCCGTCTCTGCCCGGGTACGTCGTCCGTCCAACGGCGGCGTCAGGTGCCCAGCTGTGCTTCGGGTGCAGGTAG